The following coding sequences lie in one Enterococcus sp. 9E7_DIV0242 genomic window:
- a CDS encoding DUF1905 domain-containing protein encodes MVYSFEGICFKEGNRQFIKIPFNVWDICEQKGNIPVKVTIQSNAFECKLIPKGEGVYYIPVTKKYFEQLKMEENYTVSFELIDQLSRINHDSPYSVPIRKIEAIQLVLQPDVGLCGQACMAMLSGLTIEEIITSMKAKKWQVSLSKFIETLDYFSLAHADKMIYIKRNFFQLPNLCLLNVKSSDVSEKRSHFLLYFDKKYYDPAVGILTEYDTSRIIGYLEIFS; translated from the coding sequence ATGGTGTATTCATTTGAAGGTATATGTTTTAAGGAGGGAAATAGGCAGTTTATAAAAATTCCATTTAATGTTTGGGATATCTGTGAACAAAAAGGCAATATCCCTGTAAAAGTAACCATTCAATCTAATGCATTTGAATGTAAACTGATTCCGAAAGGCGAAGGCGTTTACTACATTCCTGTGACGAAAAAATATTTTGAACAGTTGAAAATGGAAGAGAACTACACGGTTTCTTTTGAATTGATTGACCAGCTTTCACGAATCAATCATGATAGTCCTTATTCTGTCCCTATTCGAAAAATCGAGGCCATTCAGCTAGTCTTACAGCCGGATGTGGGATTATGTGGACAAGCGTGTATGGCAATGTTAAGTGGACTGACAATAGAAGAGATAATCACTAGTATGAAAGCAAAAAAATGGCAGGTTTCCTTAAGTAAATTTATAGAAACATTAGACTATTTTAGTTTAGCCCATGCAGATAAAATGATTTACATAAAAAGAAACTTTTTCCAATTACCTAATCTATGTTTATTAAATGTAAAATCCAGTGATGTGTCAGAAAAGCGTAGCCATTTTCTGCTTTATTTCGACAAGAAATACTATGACCCTGCTGTAGGAATACTCACGGAATATGATACTAGTAGAATTATTGGTTATTTAGAGATTTTTAGCTAA
- a CDS encoding LacI family DNA-binding transcriptional regulator: MSRVTIKDIAEMAGVSKTIVSHYLNDNFKFMSEDTKNKIARIVKETNYIPRNSARNLKFKKVKVINIIVANISSSFSTNVIKYIDRKISSSSVQVIVSYSDDDDSKEKNLIEQAIASDVDGIVLFPTGKNTDYYRMLDEKNVPIVYVDRIPLNVEKYFCVLLDNQAAMVEAVQQLVDRGHKHVAYLSLPFQEEVTPRTERLEAFQDAVSESGRILPSIVSGSEESLGGKIETLFRSSSYTPTAFIASNDTCLESLLRVYKQIGTKKKIDIVSIDGYDLYMILDQILLTIEHPIKEICECILDCLNITAATREEQLAKEKQIFRFKPIYLSSSSS, from the coding sequence ATGAGTCGAGTGACCATTAAGGATATTGCCGAAATGGCGGGGGTTTCCAAAACAATTGTTTCCCATTACTTAAATGACAATTTCAAGTTCATGAGTGAGGATACTAAAAATAAAATCGCTCGAATCGTGAAAGAGACAAATTATATTCCCAGAAATAGCGCTAGGAATTTGAAATTTAAAAAGGTAAAGGTCATCAATATCATTGTTGCAAATATTTCCAGCTCATTTTCTACTAATGTTATTAAGTACATTGATCGTAAAATCAGTTCTTCATCTGTTCAGGTCATCGTTTCTTATTCTGATGATGATGACAGCAAAGAGAAAAATCTGATTGAGCAAGCGATTGCCTCCGATGTGGATGGTATTGTGTTGTTTCCTACGGGAAAAAATACAGATTATTATCGAATGCTTGATGAAAAGAATGTCCCGATTGTTTATGTTGATAGAATCCCTCTCAATGTTGAAAAGTATTTCTGTGTACTGTTGGATAACCAGGCCGCAATGGTGGAGGCTGTTCAGCAGCTTGTAGATCGCGGACATAAGCATGTCGCTTATCTTAGCTTGCCGTTTCAAGAAGAGGTAACCCCTCGAACAGAGCGACTTGAAGCGTTTCAAGATGCGGTATCGGAGTCTGGCAGGATATTACCGAGTATTGTTTCAGGATCAGAAGAAAGCTTAGGCGGAAAAATAGAAACATTGTTTAGAAGTAGCAGCTATACACCAACCGCCTTTATTGCCTCTAATGACACGTGTTTGGAAAGCTTACTGCGAGTGTACAAACAGATTGGTACAAAAAAAAAAATCGACATTGTTTCTATTGATGGATACGATCTATACATGATTTTAGACCAAATACTTTTAACGATCGAGCACCCTATAAAGGAAATTTGTGAGTGTATTTTGGATTGTTTAAACATCACTGCAGCAACCAGAGAAGAACAGCTGGCGAAAGAAAAACAAATCTTTCGATTCAAACCCATCTATTTATCTTCTTCATCCAGTTGA
- a CDS encoding RidA family protein, with amino-acid sequence MGKIEEKLKEIGIELEKVPTPVAEYVPSKRVGNLVYTSGCDCRKNGELILKGKLGKDLDVSQGKEAAKQVVVNILAVLQKELGSLDEVKQVVKMLAFVNSTDEFAEQPYVINGASEFLVEVFGEKGRHARSAIGTNTLPFDTPVEIELIVEIN; translated from the coding sequence ATGGGAAAAATCGAAGAAAAATTGAAAGAAATTGGTATCGAGCTTGAAAAGGTACCGACACCGGTGGCTGAATATGTGCCATCTAAACGAGTAGGGAATTTAGTCTATACTTCTGGCTGCGACTGCCGAAAAAATGGTGAACTGATACTGAAAGGAAAGCTTGGGAAAGACTTAGATGTTTCGCAGGGAAAAGAAGCCGCTAAACAGGTCGTTGTTAATATTCTTGCTGTTCTGCAAAAAGAACTGGGCAGCTTGGATGAAGTCAAGCAAGTGGTGAAAATGCTGGCTTTTGTCAACTCAACAGATGAATTTGCAGAACAGCCTTATGTAATCAACGGAGCATCAGAATTTCTCGTTGAGGTCTTCGGCGAAAAGGGCAGACATGCTCGTTCTGCTATTGGAACCAATACACTGCCGTTTGATACACCAGTAGAAATCGAATTAATTGTAGAAATAAATTAA
- a CDS encoding alanine racemase, with protein MKTPVLLVDKKIMLKNLTAMQKKVDEKGGISLRPHIKTHKTPELAIRQNELGKSGITCAKLSEAEVMIAHGIRDVFLAYPLVDPEKIRQALGLAKRIDRFIFSIDTYDGAVRLSEGASESGVIAEARVEIDTGLFRSGLSMEEAVENMLLFHQLQGLKITGIYTYRGSKDRYGNVVKNAFEAGVEEAELMVELAEKLADKGLVIEDISVGSTPTLEGVLSDTRITEVRPGTYIFNDAMQVAYGVCSQDDCAAVVRVTVVSRHGDRAVIDGGSKSFATDVQPTRGEVSIIGFGIVKNHPTIVFERMNEEHGVLILNGEQVAVGEELEIIPNHICSTVNLYDHYYFRDGTEVSVSARGKIQ; from the coding sequence GTGAAAACACCTGTATTACTTGTCGACAAAAAAATTATGCTGAAGAACCTTACTGCGATGCAGAAAAAGGTTGATGAAAAAGGTGGTATTTCCTTAAGACCGCACATAAAAACACATAAAACGCCTGAACTGGCCATACGGCAGAATGAGTTGGGAAAATCAGGAATCACTTGCGCAAAATTAAGTGAGGCGGAAGTCATGATTGCACATGGCATTCGCGATGTATTTCTTGCTTACCCGCTCGTTGATCCGGAGAAAATCCGTCAAGCACTGGGCCTAGCTAAAAGGATCGATCGTTTCATTTTCAGTATCGATACGTATGATGGTGCTGTAAGATTATCAGAGGGTGCGTCAGAGTCCGGAGTCATTGCGGAAGCCAGAGTGGAAATCGATACAGGATTGTTTCGATCAGGCTTATCAATGGAAGAAGCTGTAGAGAACATGCTACTTTTCCATCAATTACAGGGATTGAAAATCACAGGGATTTATACCTATCGAGGGTCCAAAGATCGCTATGGGAATGTGGTGAAAAATGCTTTTGAAGCTGGCGTAGAAGAAGCTGAGCTAATGGTTGAACTGGCTGAGAAACTGGCTGATAAAGGACTAGTTATCGAAGATATCAGTGTTGGCTCAACACCAACGCTTGAAGGTGTACTTTCTGATACTCGAATCACAGAGGTTCGTCCGGGCACCTACATTTTTAATGATGCGATGCAAGTGGCTTATGGTGTCTGCTCTCAAGATGACTGTGCAGCAGTTGTTCGGGTAACTGTTGTTAGCAGGCATGGGGATCGTGCAGTTATTGATGGTGGGAGTAAAAGCTTTGCTACAGATGTTCAACCCACACGAGGCGAGGTATCGATCATAGGGTTTGGGATTGTAAAAAATCATCCAACTATTGTATTTGAACGCATGAATGAAGAACATGGTGTACTGATTTTGAATGGTGAACAAGTCGCTGTAGGTGAAGAGCTGGAAATCATTCCTAACCATATTTGCAGCACTGTTAACCTATATGATCATTATTATTTTAGGGATGGAACAGAGGTTTCTGTCAGTGCTCGCGGAAAAATACAATAA
- a CDS encoding DUF871 domain-containing protein: MTKGLGFSIYPEKTRKEDDMAYIRLAAGYGFTRMFTCFLSVELTKNELLEKYKPLIGLARSLGIETYVDVYPSFFSNMGISLNDLSFFEELGAAGFRLDRSFSGSEESLMTYNPEGLKIEVNISNDTSYVENILDFQPNKDQLVGCHNFYPQRYSGLKESYFIQATERYKKLGLHTAAFVTSQSGTIGPWDISEGQPTLERDRELSIDLQARAMWACADIDDIIVGNAYATEAELKQLSEIQPYVVNFSVDRSTGISETEAKICYEELHFQRGDISSFMIRSTASRTKYRGQTIKARPAESKIKVGDVLIANESYGIYAGELQVALEERENDGVWNVVGSIPKEEHFMLDYITPWKKFIFRKEVTL; this comes from the coding sequence ATGACAAAAGGGCTTGGCTTTTCTATTTATCCTGAAAAGACACGGAAAGAAGATGACATGGCTTATATTCGATTGGCAGCCGGCTATGGGTTTACACGAATGTTTACCTGTTTTCTTTCTGTAGAATTGACAAAAAATGAGCTTTTAGAAAAATACAAGCCTCTAATTGGTTTAGCGAGATCATTGGGTATTGAGACTTATGTTGATGTTTACCCTTCTTTTTTCTCCAATATGGGCATTTCTCTAAATGATCTATCCTTTTTTGAAGAGCTTGGAGCTGCTGGTTTTCGTTTGGATCGGAGCTTTTCCGGATCAGAGGAGAGCTTGATGACCTACAATCCGGAAGGGTTGAAAATTGAAGTAAATATCAGTAATGACACAAGCTATGTGGAAAATATTTTAGATTTCCAACCAAATAAAGATCAGCTTGTCGGGTGCCATAACTTTTATCCACAGCGTTATTCTGGGTTGAAAGAATCCTATTTTATCCAAGCAACTGAGCGATATAAAAAGCTAGGTCTGCATACGGCAGCGTTTGTTACCAGCCAATCTGGAACGATCGGTCCATGGGATATCTCGGAAGGACAACCTACATTAGAAAGAGACCGTGAGCTATCGATCGATTTGCAAGCGAGAGCCATGTGGGCTTGTGCGGATATCGATGACATCATCGTAGGCAATGCGTATGCAACAGAAGCAGAATTGAAGCAGCTTTCAGAAATTCAGCCATATGTTGTAAACTTCTCGGTCGATCGGTCAACAGGCATTTCAGAAACAGAAGCGAAAATCTGTTATGAGGAGCTCCATTTTCAAAGGGGAGATATCTCTAGCTTTATGATTCGTTCCACTGCTTCGAGAACAAAATACCGGGGACAAACAATCAAGGCAAGGCCAGCTGAGTCAAAAATCAAGGTTGGTGATGTGTTGATTGCAAATGAATCCTATGGCATTTATGCAGGTGAGCTGCAGGTTGCATTAGAGGAGCGTGAAAACGATGGTGTTTGGAATGTTGTTGGTTCGATTCCAAAAGAAGAACACTTCATGCTGGACTACATCACACCTTGGAAAAAATTTATTTTTAGAAAAGAAGTGACTCTGTGA